From Fusarium oxysporum f. sp. lycopersici 4287 chromosome 13, whole genome shotgun sequence, one genomic window encodes:
- a CDS encoding triacylglycerol lipase — MGSQISPDTPTIALPQGKLVGVKLNDSLPQPVDGWMGVPYALPPTGDLRFRLPVKVPASPDQVIDASEYGPAAPGKGLLVGPTLEQSEDCLTANIFRKSADKHEKLPVALYIHGGAFNRGSAHMHKTASMVANAPEAFVAVTFQYRIGALGFLPSSLSAKEGVLNLGLKDQILMMEWVQENIAAFGGDPSNVTLFGLSAGAHSIGHHIMHYKEGVAPLFHKAIIESGAPTSRAVRPYNAPIHEAQFKDFLRAVGVPENLPENEIFPYLRQQPEKVITDAQTATFDKYNPSLRWAFQPVIDGEVIARPPLETWKSGKWHKVPIMTGFTTNEGSLYVNKQMSESSQFRHFWAELLPLLTSEDLDTIEELYRDPAKFEDSEYKETRKDMGSQYKRIEAAYAHYAYVAPARQTAELASPSVPVYLYHWAAVSTVNNGAQHADNMRYEVCDPKVVAISKTQKDLAKTLNHYVTSFITRGDPNAVPGEYPQRPKWEAYDPKSPKVLRFGEGNEELIGGDAGKTAVFTDDDWARKQSEFWWSKVDISQQ; from the exons ATGGGTAGCCAAATTTCTCCAGACACTCCAACCATCGCCCTTCCCCAGGGCAAGCTCGTCGGCGTCAAGCTGAATGACAGCCTACCCCAACCCGTAGATGGTTGGATGGGCGTCCCCTACGCTCTACCCCCAACAGGCGATCTTCGTTTCCGTCTCCCCGTCAAAGTCCCAGCTTCACCCGACCAAGTCATCGATGCATCTGAATATGGCCCTGCAGCTCCTGGCAAGGGACTTTTGGTTGGACCAACGCTTGAGCAGAGTGAGGATTGTTTGACAGCGAATATCTTTCGCAAGTCAGCGGATAAACATGAAAAGTTACCTGTTGCTTTGTATATCCACGGCGGTGCATTTAACAGAGGTTCGGCGCATATGCACAAGACGGCGTCGATGGTGGCGAATGCGCCGGAAGCTTTTGTCGCAGTGACATTTCAATATCGAATTGGAGCTTTGGGATTTTTGCCCTCGAGTCTGAGTGCTAAGGAGGGTGTTCTTAACCTTGGATTAAAGGATCAGATTCTCATGATGGAGTGGGTGCAAGAAAACATCGCAGCCTTCGGTGGTGACCCCAGTAATGTCACATTGTTTGGTCTGTCCGCCGGTGCTCATTCT ATCGGTCATCATATCATGCACTACAAGGAGGGCGTTGCCCCTCTCTTCCACAAAGCCATTATTGAGTCTGGAGCCCCTACATCACGAGCCGTGAGACCTTACAATGCGCCGATTCATGAAGCTCAGTTCAAGGACTTCCTCCGCGCGGTCGGCGTCCCCGAGAATCTCCCAGAGAATGAGATCTTCCCTTATCTGCGCCAACAGCCCGAGAAGGTCATCACAGATGCGCAAACAGCTACATTCGACAAGTATAACCCTTCCCTTCGCTGGGCTTTCCAACCTGTAATCGACGGTGAAGTCATCGCGCGACCGCCTCTTGAGACATGGAAGTCGGGCAAGTGGCATAAGGTGCCCATAATGACTGGCTTCACAACGAACGAAGGTTCGCTTTATGTTAACAAGCAAATGTCGGAGTCTTCTCAATTTCGACATTTCTGGGCTGAGTTGCTACCACTGCTTACCTCAGAGGATTTGGACACTATTGAGGAGCTCTACCGAGACCCAGCCAAGTTTGAGGATTCCGAGTACAAGGAGACTCGAAAGGATATGGGATCACAGTACAAGCGCATCGAGGCTGCATACGCCCACTATGCTTATGTCGCCCCCGCACGCCAAACAGCCGAACTTGCCTCCCCATCAGTGCCTGTGTATCTTTACCACTGGGCCGCCGTTAGCACAGTCAATAACGGTGCCCAACACGCTGATAACATGCGTTACGAAGTCTGCGATCCCAAGGTCGTGGCGATCTCCAAAACACAAAAAGACCTTGCCAAGACACTGAACCACTATGTTACTAGCTTCATCACACGAGGAGACCCTAACGCTGTCCCTGGAGAGTACCCCCAGAGACCCAAATGGGAGGCATATGATCCCAAGAGTCCCAAGGTGTTGAGATTCGGCGAAGGGAACGAGGAGTTGATAGGAGGAGATGCTGGCAAGACTGCTGTGTTTACGGATGATGATTGGGCTCGCAAGCAATCTGAGTTTTGGTGGAGTAAAGTAGACATCTCACAACAGTGA
- a CDS encoding hypothetical protein (At least one base has a quality score < 10), which yields MDPASLSFGILSLAMQLVQTAKAVKEYIAAYKSAAKELESLADKLDDIETICCSLEVILSDGTRGFNTLAVTMTSHKAVRSPLPTTTTSTAREAKRIPGVRKLDLCDKRPTRRKSPETIIDTWRQAWSTKAFVQWTRRTTKEEISSGSSSSAIQDDSIFTIGSSLLSLYVKVSLRRGNLAPFCITLQIPRVIYLQEGQRQIGEKVEMAFMDDNLGQIQAFFTQGILTPATVIAWDEYDPDNETSLLGSILRFLATQTLTYPTAQDICMLLMGEDGPRCVLDTSRYGKDSILASEFHMILRGIVDPYNAQICIEACKPHFSGNMVAFNTAVWRYAMKQFKHDLAVNIEGWADLIAGCISRGLDIHQQLRSDTEFSALKDILFYNWDTDEILEHVHRWIDILEEAGVNIKEYLMVETECCFATWRDTPYWNNKKTGSSNYRRVLFIEESRGRQFPFWALFIQDECPVKELLTEHEHFASPLTLYQGGSTQAYIAQHEAWKEHQTLGVPGGSDRHRKGWPFWLPLRHYNDYSAEEAEWVDRELQLAQDRFDRRQKHKQGKVGQHRQKQRMPMPGTWVEDV from the exons ATGGACCCTGCCTCTCTAAGTTTTGGAATCCTGTCCCTAGCGATGCAGCTAGTGCAGACAGCAAAAGCCGTCAAGGAATACATCGCAGCCTACAAATCAGCGGCGAAAGAGCTCGAAAGTCTCGCCGACAAGcttgacgatatcgagaCTATTTGCTGCTCCTTGGAAGTTATTCTTTCAGATGGAACACGGGGATTCAACACGCT GGCTGTGACTATGACATCCCACAAGGCTGTCAGGAGTCCTTTGCCAACCACAACTACTTCAACAGCTAGAGAAGCAAAGAGGATACCAGGTGTCAGAAAGCTTGACCTGTGCGACAAGCGTCCAACACGTCGAAAAAGCCCAGAAACTATCATCGATACATGGAGACAGGCCTGGAGCACCAAAGCTTTTGTACAatggacaagaagaacaaccAAGGAGGAAATCTCATCAggctcaagctcatcagcaaTTCAGGATGATTCTATCTTCACGATAGGCTCTTCATTATTGAGCTTGTACGTGAAAGTGTCGCTACGACGTGGCAACCTGGCCCCATTTTGTATCACCCTACAGATACCTCGAGTTATTTACCTCCAGGAAGGTCAGCGTCAGATTGGAGAAAAAGTTGAGATGGCCTTTATGGATGATAACTTGGGCCAAATTCAGGCTTTCTTTACTCAAGGCATTCTGACGCCCGCAACGGTCATTGCCTGGGATGAATATGATCCTGACAATGAGACTTCTCTTCTGGGC TCAATTCTCAGATTTCTCGCAACGCAAACTTTGACCTATCCAACAG CGCAAGATATCTGTATGCTTTTAATGGGTGAAGATGGTCCTAGATGCGTCCTGGATACATCAAGATACGGCAAAGACTCCATCTTGGCATCTGAGTTTCACATGATCTTGCGAGGCATTGTAGATCCCTACAACGCCCAGATATGCATAGAAGCATGCAAGCCTCACTTCTCTGGTAATATGGTAGCCTTCAATACCGCGGTCTGGAGATACGCCATGAAGCAGTTCAAGCACGATTTAGCAGTGAACATCGAAGGATGGGCAGATCTTATTGCAGGTTGTATTTCAAGAGGCTTGGACATCCATCAACAGCTTCGGTCTGATACTGAGTTCAGTGCCTTGAAAGACATCCTATTTTACAACTGGGACACCGACGAGATATTGGAACATGTGCATCGATGGATAGATATTTTGGAGGAAGCCGGCGTCAACATTAAGGAATATCTCATGGTCGAGACGGAGTGTTGTTTCGCGACGTGGCGCGATACGCCATATTGGAATAACAAGAAAACTGGTTCTTCAAACTACAGGCGCGTTCTCTTCATCGAAGAGTCAAGAGGAAGACAATTCCCATTCTGGGCCCTCTTCATCCAGGACGAATGCCCTGTTAAGGAGCTGTTAACGGAACATGAACACTTTGCGAGTCCGCTCACATTGTACCAAGGAGGCTCGACACAAGCTTATATTGCACAGCATGAAGCTTGGAAGGAGCACCAGACCTTGGGGGTTCCGGGTGGATCTGACAGACATCGAAAAGGATGGCCTTTTtggcttcctcttcgccatTACAACGATTACAGTGCAGAAGAGGCAGAATGGGTGGATCGGGAATTGCAGCTAGCCCAAGACAGGTTTGACAGGAGGCAAAAGCACAAGCAAGGGAAAGTTGGACAACATAGGCAGAAACAGCGGATGCCGATGCCGGGAACTTGGGTAGAGGATGTTTGA
- a CDS encoding feruloyl esterase: MLFASLVLVLGFIPQVLSDTSTDICLPQDNMRPTFLLFSGLGACAAAGKGDDFAAKCAGFKTSLKLPNTKVWFTEHVPAGKNITFPDNHPTCTPKSTITDVEICRVAMFVTTGPKSNLTLEAWLPSNWTGRFLSTGNGGMAGCIQYDDVAYGAGFGFATVGANNGHNGTSAVSMYKNSGVVEDYVYRSVHTGTVLGKELTKKFYGKKHTKSYYLGCSTGGRQGWKEAQSFPDDFDGIVAGAPAMRFNGLQSRSGSFWGITGPPGAPTHLSPEEWAMVQKNVLVQCDEPLDGVADGILEDPNLCQYRPEALVCSKGQTKNCLTGPQIETVRKVFGPLYGNNGTYIYPRIPPGADQGFGFAIGEQPFPYSTEWFQYVIWNDTKWDPNTIGPNDYQKASEVNPFNVETWEGDLSKFRKRGSKIIHWHGLEDGLISSDNSMEYYNHVSATMGLSNTELDEFYRYFRVSGCGHCSGGIGANRIGNNRANLGGKEAKNNVLLALVKWVEEDQAPETITGVRYVNGATTGKVEVERRHCRYPYRNVWDRKGNYKNPDSWKCELPK, translated from the coding sequence ATGTTGTTCGccagccttgttcttgttctggGCTTTATTCCCCAGGTTCTCAGCGACACCTCGACTGATATTTGTTTACCGCAAGATAATATGCGTCCTACATTTTTGCTCTTTTCGGGGTTGGGGGCctgtgctgctgctggcaaGGGTGATGACTTTGCGGCTAAATGCGCTGGTTTCAAGACCTCGCTGAAGTTGCCCAACACCAAAGTCTGGTTCACTGAGCACGTGCCTGCTGGGAAAAACATCACTTTTCCTGACAACCACCCAACATGCACGCCCAAGAGCACCATCACTGATGTTGAGATCTGCCGTGTGGCTATGTTTGTCACTACTGGTCCCAAGTCAAACCTTACCCTTGAGGCTTGGCTTCCTTCCAACTGGACCGGTCGATTCTTGAGCACTGGAAATGGTGGAATGGCTGGATGTATTCAGTACGATGATGTTGCCTACGGTgctggctttggctttgctACTGTCGGAGCTAACAATGGACATAACGGCACTTCAGCTGTCTCCATGTACAAGAACTCGGGAGTCGTTGAGGATTATGTTTACCGTTCAGTTCACACTGGAACTGTTCTCGGAAAAGAGCTTACGAAGAAGTTCTATGGCAAGAAGCATACCAAGTCTTACTATCTTGGATGCTCAACTGGTGGACGACAGGGATGGAAGGAGGCGCAGAGCTTCCCTGATGATTTCGATGGTATTGTGGCTGGTGCTCCCGCTATGCGCTTCAACGGTCTGCAGTCCCGCTCTGGAAGCTTCTGGGGTATCACTGGCCCCCCTGGAGCACCTACCCATCTCAGTCCTGAGGAATGGGCTATGGTTCAGAAGAACGTCTTGGTTCAGTGCGACGAGCCACTTGATGGTGTTGCAGATGGTATTCTCGAGGATCCCAACCTTTGCCAGTACCGCCCTGAGGCTCTTGTCTGCAGCAAGGGTCAGACCAAGAACTGCCTGACTGGACCCCAGATCGAGACAGTCCGCAAGGTCTTTGGTCCTCTGTATGGCAACAACGGCACATATATCTACCCTCGAATTCCTCCTGGAGCCGATCAGGGTTTCGGCTTTGCCATCGGCGAGCAGCCTTTCCCTTACTCTACGGAATGGTTCCAGTACGTTATCTGGAACGATACCAAGTGGGACCCTAACACCATTGGACCTAATGATTACCAGAAGGCTTCTGAGGTCAACCCCTTTAACGTTGAGACATGGGAGGGAGACCTCTCCAAGTTCCGCAAGCGTGGATCCAAGATCATTCACTGGCATGGTCTCGAGGACGGTCTCATCAGCTCCGACAACTCAATGGAATACTACAACCACGTCTCGGCAACAATGGGCCTCAGCAACACTGAACTTGATGAGTTCTACCGATACTTCCGTGTCAGCGGCTGCGGTCACTGTTCCGGCGGAATTGGAGCCAATCGCATTGGAAACAACCGCGCCAACCTGGGTGGCAAGGAGGCGAAGAACAACGTTCTTCTCGCTCTTGTCAAGTGGGTTGAGGAAGACCAAGCACCCGAAACCATCACAGGTGTTCGCTACGTCAACGGTGCTACCACCGGAAAGGTCGAAGTTGAGCGTAGACACTGCCGCTATCCTTACCGTAATGTCTGGGACCGCAAGGGTAACTACAAGAACCCCGACAGCTGGAAGT
- a CDS encoding haloacid dehalogenase, type II: protein MSYPDLTTFKALSFDCYGTLIDQESGMIRGLQPIISRLPSDSDYKENPVLLIQRFHEFTQVLEEGEPTLRYSSIVSRSFKSLAKELDISVPDEEMNHLESLPGTWLPFPDTIPGLQILKKHYKLIILTNMDNVNASSTLKHLQPAEFDKVYTAEDIGSYKPAKANFDYLFDHLKSDLSVDKDRGELLHVARSLTADHVPAKRFGLRSVWISRGGEKKEGTGVGGDYERLKENVAFEWRFDSIWKFAEEVERQFAQKTA from the coding sequence ATGTCTTATCCTGATCTTACAACGTTCAAGGCATTGTCGTTTGACTGCTATGGCACTTTGATAGACCAAGAGTCTGGCATGATCCGTGGCTTACAGCCTATCATTAGTCGCCTTCCTTCCGATAGCGACTACAAAGAGAATCCAGTTCTGTTGATTCAGCGCTTTCACGAGTTTACCCAGGTCCTTGAAGAAGGGGAGCCTACCCTACGCTACAGCAGTATCGTCTCGCGCTCGTTCAAAAGTCTTGCAAAAGAACTCGATATTTCTGTACCTGATGAAGAAATGAATCATCTCGAGTCCCTTCCCGGAACTTGGCTCCCTTTCCCCGATACAATTCCAGGCTTGCAAATTTTAAAGAAGCActacaagctcatcatcctcactAACATGGATAACGTCAACGCGTCTTCAACTCTAAAGCATCTCCAGCCCGCTGAATTCGACAAAGTCTACACTGCCGAAGACATCGGTAGTTATAAACCCGCTAAGGCAAACTTCGACTACTTGTTTGATCATCTCAAAAGCGATCTGAGCGTCGACAAGGATCGCGGGGAATTACTACACGTAGCGAGAAGTTTGACTGCAGATCACGTCCCGGCCAAACGGTTCGGACTCCGAAGTGTTTGGATCTCTCGCGGCGGTGAAAAGAAAGAGGGAACAGGTGTTGGAGGTGATTATGAGAGATTGAAAGAAAACGTGGCGTTTGAATGGAGATTTGATAGCATTTGGAAATTCGCGGAGGAAGTGGAAAGGCAGTTTGCTCAGAAGACAGCTTAG
- a CDS encoding hypothetical protein (At least one base has a quality score < 10), giving the protein MATKRVLRGSHTPEDGPSIISSLLQIEKCRIPQQKMIWIVENLECLGRRQSKKRKLTDDEDEKPETPYWLRETVNGFTDSNFIALSYTWDASEHETQNPRKEGHKIETRDGQEAWRSSVRNSVLERITKYMQCHDVPLLWIDRHSIPQKKCKQSSCTHTECRQKRHALDAMDRVYSLSDHPVALLGRPIQDEDEMRTLSSILKGALVKYHEGGFALSKGAEYNQARKMLCLIYEITRDKWWTRAWTFQENYRAGLKMTLLIHHSGDFEDTKRSILSGKKPMFGVVPGELSVQSARFSESATKFCLGFRRHHFLTSEDEEMIDHILATAGKYTILLSPSSSMSGTIVSDVRKRGVTEPWDCLAIIANCCQYATRLNSTRLQDSGVNLDLAILALRLVNGEVLKNDEPPVSEHEPMVEKINNLFFDDFRAPEGARRLTFNKSCRFVDVNFTKTGIVTRGHLWKLDDTLQAPRSSPRLSQPSQKGDQQLSEYDRTRLRQLVELVKAKKGRKDAEIVEDMKEFLEEDAFVVDEDESFSLRYRRLMAKEVVRAMDADQPLTLGYLCDPSGEATTARAIFIRNRNLDESEELFSQQEDDLTHVFTSLWSEDQPDEEYLANDLDHHVSLGVRLSDDEHNGPLRLYTKEWVLGLCFFVGAPTYEVIFPWPPLLSR; this is encoded by the coding sequence ATGGCCACAAAGCGTGTCCTTCGGGGCAGTCACACACCAGAAGATGGACCAAGCATCATATCGTCACTCCTTCAGATAGAAAAATGCAGAATTCCGCAGCAAAAGATGATATGGATCGTTGAAAATCTCGAATGCCTCGGTCGACGACAAtccaagaagagaaagctcacagatgatgaggatgaaaagCCCGAAACGCCTTACTGGCTCAGAGAAACTGTCAACGGATTCACAGATAGTAATTTTATTGCGCTGTCGTACACCTGGGATGCTTCCGAACATGAAACACAGAACCCCAGGAAGGAGGGCCATAAAATCGAGACAAGGGATggacaagaagcttggcGCTCCTCGGTACGGAATTCGGTGCTTGAAAGGATCACAAAATACATGCAATGTCATGACGTGCCGCTTCTGTGGATTGATCGGCATAGTATCCCGCAGAAGAAATGCAAGCAGTCATCATGCACACATACTGAGTGCAGGCAGAAAAGGCATGCCCTCGATGCAATGGATCGAGTATACTCACTGAGCGATCACCCTGTTGCGCTACTCGGTCGGCCGAtccaagatgaggatgagatgagaaCCCTCTCTTCGATACTCAAAGGTGCCCTTGTCAAGTACCATGAGGGCGGATTTGCGCTGTCGAAAGGTGCAGAGTATAACCAAGCTCGTAAGATGCTATGCCTGATATACGAAATCACCCGCGATAAATGGTGGACAAGAGCGTGGACGTTCCAAGAGAACTACCGAGCTGGCCTCAAGATGACGCTTCTCATCCATCACAGCGGCGATTTCGAAGACACAAAACGGTCGATACTCAGTGGCAAGAAACCAATGTTTGGTGTAGTACCTGGCGAGCTGAGTGTCCAGTCAGCCAGGTTCTCGGAAAGCGCTACCAAATTCTGTCTTGGCTTTCGCCGACATCACTTTCTGAcaagtgaggatgaagagatgatCGACCATATACTTGCGACGGCGGGGAAGTACACCATATTGTTATCACCTTCAAGCTCCATGTCTGGGACAATTGTTTCCGATGTCCGGAAACGAGGCGTCACGGAGCCATGGGATTGTCTAGCAATCATTGCCAATTGCTGCCAATACGCGACACGTCTCAACAGTACGCGGCTTCAGGATAGCGGTGTAAACCTAGACCTCGCGATACTGGCCCTTCGTCTCGTAAATGGCGAGGTTCTCAAAAACGATGAGCCACCTGTATCAGAACATGAGCCAatggttgagaagatcaacaatCTTTTCTTCGATGATTTCCGGGCCCCGGAGGGCGCGCGAAGGTTGACTTTTAACAAGAGCTGTCGTTTCGTCGATGTTAACTTCACCAAAACTGGGATAGTCACAAGAGGTCATCTCTGGAAGCTGGATGATACCCTCCAAGCGCCTCGGTCATCACCGCGCTTATCGCAGCCAAGTCAGAAAGGCGACCAGCAACTGTCTGAATATGATCGCACGCGGTTAAGACAGCTGGTTGAACTCGTCAAGGCAAAGAAAGGGCGCAAAGACGCAGAGATAGTGGAGGATATGAAGGAATTCCTTGAGGAAGATGCCTTTGTTGTAGATGAGGACGAGTCTTTTAGTCTACGCTATCGAAGGCTTATGGCGAAGGAGGTCGTCAGAGCTATGGACGCAGATCAGCCTTTAACACTGGGCTATCTATGTGACCCATCTGGAGAGGCTACAACAGCACGGGCGATATTCATCCGCAATCGAAATCTCGATGAGTCAGAAGAGCTGTTCAGCCAACAGGAAGATGATCTCACGCATGTCTTCACGTCGCTCTGGTCGGAAGACCAGCCAGATGAGGAGTATCTTGCAAACGATCTCGACCATCACGTGTCTCTTGGAGTTCGGCTTTCAGATGATGAACACAACGGACCATTGCGCTTGTATACTAAGGAGTGGGTTCTTGGTTTGTGCTTCTTTGTCGGTGCTCCGACTTACGAGGTTATATTTCCATGGCCTCCACTATTATCGCGGTAG
- a CDS encoding N1-acetylpolyamine oxidase yields MRHSTSQLLSISLGLLLGSSEAASIPRKETCTKTKVAILGAGVAGITAAQTLHNASIHDFIILEHNDYVGGRMKHTTFGKSSDGKPLTVELGANWIEGLQNPSGEINPIWRLAQKHKVKNTYSNDSAIITYDENGASDYTELIDLFDEKFEIASQEAGYIFTENLQDTSTRAGLSLAGWKPKRDMKMAAADWWGWDFETAYSPEESGFVYGVAGNNATFKHFSDETNLVIDQRGYNAWLVGEANEFLKKNDPRLRLKTTVKNIEYTTKGVKIDTNDGCVEADYAICTFSVGVLQNNAVDFKPTLPRWKRQAIEQFQMGTYTKIFMQFNETFWPEDTQYFLYADPEQRGYYPLFQSLSTPGFLPGSNILFGTVVQQQAYEVEQQSDEKTKKEIMEVLRSMFPDKHIPEPTAFMYPRWSMEEWSYGSYSNWPVGMTLEKHQNLRANVDRLWFAGEANSAEFFGYLQGAYFEGQEIGERITRILKGEESEQSQQMKRYKTLRGTTEPEEHDAANGWSTPLDD; encoded by the exons ATGCGACACTCAACTTCTCAACTCCTCTCAATATCCCTCGGCCTTCTACTAGGTTCAAGTGAGGCAGCATCGATACCACGCAAAGAAACCTGCACCAAAACCAAGGTTGCAATTCTGGGCGCTGGCGTAGCTGGCATTACTGCCGCACAAACATTACACAATGCTTCCATCCAcgacttcatcatcctcgagcACAATGACTACGTCGGAGGCCGCATGAAACATACCACTTTCGGAAAATCCTCCGATGGCAAGCCTCTGACTGTCGAGCTCGGTGCGAACTGGATCGAAGGTCTTCAGAATCCTTCGGGCGAGATTAACCCAATTTGGCGCCTCGCTCAGAAGCACAAAGTGAAGAATACGTATTCTAATGACAGTGCAATCATCACCTACGATGAGAATGGAGCTTCCGATTATACTGAGCTGATTGACCTCTTTGACGAGAAGTTTGAGATTGCTTCGCAGGAAGCTGGTTATATCTTCACCGAGAATCTTCAAGATACATCAACTCGCGCTGGTCTTAGTCTGGCAGGCTGGAAACCAAAGAGGGACATGAAgatggctgctgctgactGGTGGGGCTGGGACTTTGAGACAGCGTATTCTCCAGAGGAAAGCGGGTTCGTGTATGGTGTCGCTGGAAACAATGCTACCTTCAAGCATTTCAGTGATGAGACGAACCTTGTCATTGATCAACGAGGCTATAATGCTTGGCTCGTTGGAGAAGCGAatgagtttctcaagaagaatGACCCAAGGCTTCGTCTGAAGACGACAGTTAAAAATATTGAGTACACCACTAAGGGAGTCAAAATCGATACCAACGACGGGTGCGTCGAAGCAGATTACGCCATCTGCACTTTCTCCGTCGGCGTCCTTCAGAACAACGCCGTTGATTTCAAGCCTACGCTTCCCCGCTGGAAGAGACAAGCCATTGAACAGTTCCAGATGGGAACCTACACCAAGATCTTCATGCAGTTCAACGAGACGTTTTGGCCTGAGGACACACAGTACTTCCTTTACGCTGACCCAGAGCAACGCGGCTACTACCCATTGTTTCAGTCACTGAGCACACCAGGCTTCCTTCCAGGATCGAACATCCTGTTTGGCACAGTTGTGCAACAACAGGCTTACGAAGTTGAGCAACAATCGgatgaaaagaccaagaaggaaaTCATGGAGGTGCTACGCTCTATGTTCCCCGATAAGCACATTCCCGAGCCCACTGCATTCATGTACCCCCGCTGGAGTATGGAAGA GTGGTCGTACGGATCGTACAGCAATTGGCCCGTTGGTATGACGCTGGAGAAACACCAGAACCTCCGTGCAAACGTGGACCGCTTGTGGTTCGCTGGTGAAGCGAACTCAGCCGAGTTCTTCGGGTATTTGCAGGGCGCTTACTTTGAAGGGCAGGAGATTGGTGAGCGAATTACGAGGATTTTGAAGGGTGAGGAGTCAGAGCAGTCACAGCAGATGAAGAGGTACAAGACGTTACGCGGTACGACGGAGCCTGAGGAGCATGATGCTGCCAACGGATGGTCGACTCCTCTTGACGATTAG
- a CDS encoding hypothetical protein (At least one base has a quality score < 10): MSPPTTGPLPDDKKLAEEEQIAMKKLDSITPGEVVELDATETFLRQHNFTNEYIGELLIDTELNKKLIRKVDMILLPMLMGTYMLQYIDKNALSYAAVFDLFTDTGISSDQYSWFASIFYFAYMAAEYPWLFLAQKTRMAKVVSGCVIAWGSVLLLTAAGNNFGSLATCRFFLGVFEAPITTCFMMIVSMWYTREQQPFRAGIFYCCNGVGAMLGGILTYGIGQIKNFPVWKAVFMTCGGMTVVWGFVLLFFLPDSIMSARHFTLEERALLIGRGRLARTGVLNKTIKWNQIREAFIDPQVWLLVLFMLLNETINGGIANFGKLIIKGVVKDPLETVALGIPMGAFQVIYILSGTFLASRIKNCRTIIMAVYLIPTMIGVCLLWKLDREHHKIGVLFGYYIIGAFVCSLVLAMQMPASNLGGYTKRITASAMVFIAYCVGNVIGPHAFLGSEAPLYPSGCITILSCSVAQMVVAIMLRVLLSRRNARRDAAAAAVGTNSEDPSEVDGADLTDFENPHFRYVL, encoded by the exons ATGTCACCGCCAACAACAGGGCCGTTGCCCGACGACAAGAAACTCgccgaagaagagcaaaTCGCCATGAAAAAGCTCGACTCAATCACTCCAGGCGAAGTCGTCGAGCTTGACGCTACAGAAACATTTCTGCGCCAACATAACTTCACAAATGAGTACATCGGCGAACTGTTGATCGACACGgaactcaacaagaagctcatcCGCAAGGTCGACATGATCCTCCTCCCCATGTTGATGGGGACATACATGCTTCAATACATTGATAAGAATGCGCTTTCATATGCTGCCGTGTTCGACTTGTTCACAGACACGGGAATCTCATCGGATCAATATTCTTGGTTCGCTAGCATCTTCTACTTTGCGTACATGGCTGCCGAGTACCCGTGGTTGTTTCTGGCGCAGAAAACGCGTATGGCAAAGGTTGTTAGCGGCTGTGTTATTGCATGGGGAAGTGTGTTATTGTTAACTGCTGCGGGAAATAACTTTGGTTCGTTGGCAACGTGTAGATTCtttcttggtgtctttgagGCGCCCATCACGACGTGTTTTATGATGATCGTTTCTATGTGGTACACACGAGAGCAGCAGCCATTCAGAGCTGGTATTTTCTACTGTTGTAATGGGGTAGGAGCTATG CTCGGCGGCATTCTTACCTACGGTATCGGCCAGATCAAGAACTTTCCCGTTTGGAAGGCTGTTTTCATGACCTGTGGCGGAATGACAGTCGTCTGGGGTTTCGTTCtactcttcttcctccctgaCAGCATTATGTCAGCCCGCCATTTTACCCTCGAAGAACGAGCCCTGCTCATCGGCCGTGGCCGTCTTGCTCGAACTGGTGTTTTaaacaagaccatcaagTGGAACCAGATCCGCGAAGCATTCATTGACCCTCAAGTCTGGCTGCTTGTCCTATTCATGCTCCTCAACGAAACCATCAATGGAGGCATTGCCAATTTCGGGAAGCTTATCATTAAGGGCGTCGTCAAGGATCCTCTTGAGACCGTTGCTCTTGGTATCCCCATGGGCGCTTTCCAAGTCATCTACATTCTATCAGGCACCTTCCTGGCTTCACGCATCAAGAACTGCCgtaccatcatcatggctgtctACCTTATCCCCACCATGATTGGTGTATGTCTTCTCTGGAAGCTTGATCGTGAACATCACAAGATCGGCGTTCTTTTCGGTTACTATATCATCGGTGCCTTTGTCTGCTCTCTGGTCCTTGCGATGCAGATGCCCGCTAGCAATCTCGGTGGCTACACCAAGCGTATCACAGCTTCAGCAATGGTCTTCATCGCCTACTGCGTCGGCAACGTCATTGGTCCTCACGCTTTCTTGGGCTCTGAGGCCCCCTTGTACCCATCCGGATGCATTACGATTCTCAGCTGCTCGGTTGCTCAGATGGTCGTCGCAATTATGCTTCGAGTACTCCTGTCCAGGCGAAACGCACGAAGAGACGCAGCCGCTGCGGCTGTTGGGACGAATAGCGAGGATCCCTCTGAAGTGGATGGAGCTGACTTGACAGATTTTGAG AATCCTCATTTCCGCTACGTGCTATAA